TGGCTGTGACAGTTGCTCAGACTTTTCTTGGTTTTGACGACCttgatagtttttttaaatatttttttaacttattaatttcagagagagagaaagagattggccTGTTGCACCTATCTATGCATTCTCTAGTTGATTACTGAATAAGACCTGTCAGGGGATTGAACCCTTAACCTTGGCcttggggacaatgctccaactgagctacctggccagggctgaccttgacagttttgcaGAGTACTactcaggtattttgtagaatgtccacCTATTAGGATTTGTTGGGTGTTTTTCTAATGGTTACCTAGAGTTATTATGGGTTTTAGGAGGAAAGCCACAGAGGTAAAATGCCATTTGCACTACATTGTATCAAGGCAAATACTATTCACATGGCTGATCTCAGTCACCTGGCTGAGGGCTGCTGTCAGGTGTCTCCACTGTAAGTGACTCTTCTCCCCCCTTTGCAGCCTGTTCTTCTGGGAAGGAAGTCATTCTGCACAGCCCAAACTTACAGAGTGGGAGTTTTGCTCCATGGAGCTAGACAGATGGATATCTATGTAATTTGGAATTCTTCTTCATGGGAGATTTCTGTCctccccatttatttattaattcaatcatttatttgggcttattgatgtttattttctactttggGTTATAATCCTGGTGGTTTCTTTTGACATACCTGTACtcctttcattgtggtttttgagCAATTTGGTAAGTTTTGACATGTATCATGTATAAATGTCCGCAAAACCACGACTATAACCAAGACAGTGAACATAGTCATCACCTTCAAGATTCCTCATGCGCAAGTGTACATGAGGCGGTTTCAGCTTCCCCATTTGTAAAACGGGGGTCGGCGGCCCACAGTTCCCGAATGCTGCGGTCTCCGGGGACTCACTCTCAGGTGTTCGCCCTGAACCCCGAGACGGCGCCTGCAGCTGCAATCCACCcaggggaaggggatgggaggGCTCCGCGGCCCCTCGCAAACCCCTATTCCGGCCCCGATTCCCTTTCCCAGGGAGGTGTCCCTGAGAAAGCACAAGTCACTCCAGCACTCCCCGAGTCACTTGCTCCGCCGAAGCCGTCGTCCTCGCTTTTTGCGCCCGCCTTACCGACACTGCGGGCTCCAGCTCCGCAAGGCCCGTGCAACGATGGAACGCGGCGATCCCCGTGCGCACACCGAGATCCAGGTGGAAGCTGGAGGCCGCGGATGGACGGTGAAGTCGGAAAAGTGGAACCGCTCGGCGAAAGGTAGCTGGCAGACTCGAGCCGTCAGGCCCAAGACCCGCCCCGCCACCATGGCTCCGCCCCCGCTCGCACCCAGGCCCCGCCCTCACGGCCCGAGCTCCACCCCCATTCAAGAGTTTATTACCGGCCGACTGTGGAGCCTATCCCGAGAGCAGAACTCTAGGCCCGCCCCTCCATTAGGCTCCACCCTTCCTGCCCCACGATCTGCCTCTCCTTCAGATCTCCGCCCCGCCTGAGCCCCGCCCATCTCCCGGCCGCTGGGCCGGGGCTGCCCCAGGGCTGCCCGCCGAGAAGCCTAGATGGTGGAGGCTGGGGCCTCAGCTAGGGCGAACCAGCTCGGAAGAGGGCCGAGCGACTGGGACCCCTACTCTGCCCCATCGTGCCTCTGGAAGCTTGCGGGTGGGAGAGCCGACGCCTCCGCGTGGGCGAAATCTCAGACACGTGGTTTCTTAAGGTCCCCAATGTATGGGGAAGCTTTTATGGTTCAGGTCATAGGAGTAATAGTGCAGAGGTGCgggagggcaaaaaaaaaaatcctgactaTGTCGCACCTCCTACTGTGAGTCGTATATGGCGGCTTCCGCGGCTCACAAGGACACGAAGCCCTGACTCCCTGGCACTACGAAGAATTCGGTTTCTTTCCATTAGATGCATGAGGTAGAAATTACTAACTACAGCCCTAGCTAGGTAGCTTAGAGCGTTGCCAATACACCACGGTTGCAGGTTcgatgaatgcataagtaagttcGATGAATGAACaagttgttatttttctctttcttcctctaagatcagtttttaaaaaaaggaagacagaacTTACTAACGTTGGGGACGGACGACGTTAGGGCTCATAGACCACACCGGGAGCTATGTGGCCCAGCCGAGGCTAGCGCCCGGGTAATTCCCTACATTCGGCCCCGGTCACCACCGAGATCCGTTACATCTACATGGTCACAAACCAGGGCATTGAACGACTCCCAGACACCCCAGGGTTTGTTTTTCGGCTCTGCGCTGTGTATGAAAGCTAGGCGCCGGGCACGGACGCCTCATCCCGCGAGAGCCGTCCCTCCCCGTTCGGCGTCCCTGTCACTCCGGCAACCTGCGGGGCGCCGTAGACCCGGCTCTTTAAGGAAAGTGACTGAACCCTGCCGTCTTGGTTTGGCGCGCCCGCCCGCGGCGCCGGCAGAGCGAACATGGCTCAGGCTGCCCGGGCGCTGTGGCCGGGCGGGCGGGCTCTGGCCTGGAGGCTGAGCGGTAACCCCGCGCCCCGAGTTCCCCTGCAAAGCCGAGCTGGCTTCACGGGGGCGGCAGGAGGCCCCGGTCCCACTGCCATCACCCGTAAGGTGAGCCGGCGGCTCCTGGGGACGGCGGCTCTGGCCCTGGGGGGCGCCGTGGGGCTGTACTACACCGCGCAGTGGCACCTGCGCGCCCAGGACCTCCGCGCCGAGCGCCCAGCGGCGGAGGTAAGCCTGGGCTGGACCAAACGCTGCGCGGGTAAGGTCGCTGGTCAGCGCCGAACTTCGGAACTAATGGGAAGCGGCGGGGTCAGGAATCGCCCCCGCAGTCTTCTCATGACCTTGGGCGAGTGACTTGGTTTTGTGTCCCAGCCCTCAGCGTCCTCGTCTTTGAAGTGGGGCCGCTATTGATGCCTGCTAAGTAGAATTGTTATCcgttttaaagtcatttttctaACTTGTTTAAAGTCCTTTGAATGGGTAGGTTTTGAGAtcacaggaaagagaaagaaagcctctttcaCAGTTTAGCCCTTTCTAAAATAGTTTGTCGCCCCTCCTCCCATCGTTATTATTGGCATTTTTTATGGAACTTCTGACCCTTAGACTCCAGGTCCCAAGACAGGGAAGGACATGGAAGTGTCCCCTGAGCCAGCTGGGGGCCCAGCTGCCCTTGCTGTACTTTGTACACAGCCAGCACAGTCTTTCTTTGTATGCTGTGGCCCCGCCATCCACCCACCGGTTCTTTTTCATAGACCCGGAGTAACAGGCGTGAGTGGGAGGCGTGTCGAATTCTCGTGTATCTCCCTGCTCACCTCAGTGggtccagcctcagtttccctctgaaCAGTGAGGGCAGCGGAATGCAGCTGTGACTTTCAAACATGAATATGCAGCAAGCTCACCTGGGGCTTACCTGCTGAACATGCAGGATCCGGGCCCTAGGCCCTGAAACAACCCTTCCCCTTTGGAAATCTGAGGTCGACTTCACCCTGGCCAACACTGGGTGTAGCCCACCTCTGCCCCCTCACCCAGAGGTCCCTCAGTTGGGGGAGTGGGGATATATACTCTGAGTTAAAACAGTTGCTCTGCATCTGGGAGGGCACACCTGAAGGTGTCTGGTGTCTCCTTGGGACAGGAGGAAGGCAGGTGTCATTCCGGTATAGGACAGAGATCGAAAGATTTCTTCTACACAGACCAGACTTCCTGTCTGGGGAGCAGTCTGGACGGGGTTGAGCCTGGGCTGTCCACTACACGAGCTCGCTCCCCCCCTTCccatcccctttctccctcctaccTCCCTGCCCCATTCTTCCTGATGTTCTAGGGGTTACCTTAGAAGATTCCCCTGGGAAACACATTTGCTTGGGGGCAGGCCTGGGGACCAGGTCTCAGAAGCTCCCTGCCCTCTGTTCTCCACCCAGCTCTCCCTGTCCGACCGGCTGCAGCTGACTCTGTACCAGTACAAAACATGTCCCTTCTGCAGTAAGGTCCGTGCCTTCCTCGACTTCCACGCCCTGCCCTACCAGGTGGTGGAGGTGAACCCTGTGCGAAGGGGCGAGATCAAGTTCTCCTCCTACAGGAAGGTGCCCATCCTGCTGGCCCAGGAAGGAGAGAGCTTGGTGAGCTTTGGGAGCCCCCCACCATGTGCTGGCTTATCTTGGATTGCCCTGGAGTACCCCCGTGTCAGGCCCTACTCTGCAGCCCTGGAAGGAACCTGGGCCCTTGGCCTCAGCTGAGATTATTGGGGGAAAGTAGGTGCTATCGAGTACATGCTCAGTAAATGGAGGCTGCCATTTCCCCCCACCAACACCAAACACCAGCCTGGTCTAAGGGGTGCGGAGCACTGCAGAgcttaatacaggggtccccaaacattttacacagggggccagttcactgttcctcagaccattggagggctaccacatacagtgctcctctcactgcccaccaatgaaagaggtgccccttccagaagtgtggcggggggggggcgaataaatgacctcagggggcctcatgtggcccgcggaCCGTATTTGGGGATACCTGGTTAATGAACAGTGTGGGTTCTGAAATCAGGGTAGACTGGGTTCAAAGGTGGCTCTGCCCCTCACAGACTGTATTACTTGGGGCCAGTCACTTAGCCTCTCTGGGCGTGCTTCTTCATCAGTCAACAGAGGAGCGTACTCTCCGGGTGATAAGAGAATGCCTGGCCCGGTGCTTGGCTCCTAATATGTAGCCCCTGGAGTCCACCTGCTCCTCAGTGCCCTGGAGGCCAGGCAGGTGGAGCAGGCAGGGCCCAGACCCTTGGTTCTCCGCACACCCTCCTCCTCATTACCCACACGTGGGTCTCCCTTGTGACAGGCTGCCCTGAGTGTGGGAACTGTGTCCTGGGGGAAAGGGAGAGCTCAGTGGGCAGTGGGTATAAGGTCAGCCCGAGGGCTGAACCAACAGTGCTTGAGTTCCACCTGACTGGTCTCCACAGCGTGCCTGGGCACTGGTGTCCTTTAGAGCCCCCACCCTTACCCACGATTCTAAACTGACCTCTCCCCCTCTAGCAACAACTGAATGACTCCTCCGTCATCATCAGCGCCCTCAAGACCTATCTGGTGTCGGGGTAAGGAGCCCCTTGGGGCCCCAGGCAGGCTGCATTTTCTGCCTTCTGTCTCCAGGGAGGCCTCACCTGAGTCCTGGATGGGAGCAGGGTGGGGCTGctgctccctcttcctctcctccgcATGTCTCCTTCTGTCAAGGAAGTGCCCCTGCTGTCTGCCCCAAATCCTTCTTGCTGCAGGACCTCCTGTGTCACCCACAGGAGGGGGGAAAACTTTTGTGGGCCAGTCCTGGCTTTACCCCAGGGCTGGGTTAGGCTGGGGTGGATGTTCACCTTAAGGAGGCGAGGGTTCGGTCTCCCGGAGGAAGGAAGTGGGGTGAGACTCTGGATGTGTCCTGAAGGCAGCCCCTGGAAGTCATCATCACCTACTATCCACCCATGAAGGCCATGAACGACCAGGGCAAGGAAGTGACCGAATTCTGCAACAAGTACTGGCTCATGCTAGACGAGAAGGAGGCCCAGCGAATGTATGGCGGGAAGGAGGCTAGGACGTGAGTAGGGCTGGGGCTTCCCGAGGGAGGTTGCAAGAGGGGGATGTCTTCCCCAGAGGAGACCAGGTTGGGTGAGACGCTgtgagggaggagcagcaagGGAGGCACAGCCCGGGCAGTTTCCATGAGGACCTGCTGCTCGGGCCTCCGTGTCACATCCTTACACTGGGAAGTCTAGCCCGTGGGTCTGCCCCCCTGCCTCCCAGGTTCTGGCTTAGGAAGTCCACTGGGCCCACCCTCTGTCCCCTGCTTGCCCGCAGGGAGGAGATGAAGTGGCGGCAGTGGGCAGACGACTGGCTGGTGCACCTGATCTCCCCCAACGTGTACCGCACGCCTGCCGAGGCCCTGGCCTCCTTCGACTACATTGTCCGGGAGGGCAAGTTCGGGGCCGTGGAGGGCGCCGTGGCCAAGTACCTGGGCGCGGCTGCCATGTATCTCATCAGCAAGCGGCTCAAGAGCAGGTGATGGTGCACGCGTGTGCCTCACGGCCTTCCCGCGGGCCTCACCTGGGCCAGGGAGGCGTTCCCCTGATGGGCTTCCCCTGTCCCTGCCCAGGCACCACCTCCAGGATGACGTACGTGAGGACCTGTATGACGCTGCCAACAAGTGGGTGGCAGCCGTGGGCAAACACCGGCCCTTCATGGGGGGCCAGAAGCCAAACCTGGCTGATCTGGTGAgtgtggtgggggcgggggcattCCAGGGGGAGGAACCCGCTGGGGAAGCCTAGGTGGGGAGAGCCCAGATGGACGCACTACCTGCATCTCCCAGCTGCCCCAGCTCAGCGGCACCTGGCGCCATCTGTTGCCTGGAGCTTAAGGAAAATCAACTACAAGGAACTGTCTTGGTTTCCAtaactgacaattttttttttttctttttcatttttctgaagctggaaacagggagagacagtcagacagactcccgcatgcgcctgaccaggatccacccggcacgcccaccttgggcaacgctctgcccaccagggggcgatgctctgcccatcctgggcgtcgccatgttgcgaccagagccactctagcgcctgaggcagaggccacagagccatccccagcgcccgggccatctttgctccaatggagccttggctgcgggaagggaagagagagacagagaggaaagcgcggtggaggggtggagaagcaaatgggcgcttctcctgtgtgccctggccgggaatcgaacccgggtcctccgcacgctaggccaacgctctaccgctgagccaaccggccaggaccataaCTGACAAATTTAATGGAGGGATTGGCTTCAGGCCTGGCTGGATCAAGGGGCCCAAGTGGGATTACCAGGGCTCAGGACACCCTGTTGCGTCTTAACTCCTTGGAGTTGGCCTTAGCCGAGGCCAGCCTTTGTCCCGTGTCCCAGCCTCCCCCAGCAAAGGTCCTGGCTCCCATGTCCGTGGTGAAGCATTCCTGTATCCAGGATGAACACATTGATCGGCAGGCCCAGGTCCCTAGGTAGTGGGGGAGGTCTAAGGATCTGAGAGTGTAGGGGGGGAGGCATTTTCCCACAGGCAGCTCTGCCGGAGGGGTTACCCCAAAAGGGTGCGTGAGTGTGGGGCAGGCAAAACCTGCAGTCATTTCTCATGCAGCAGGCAAAGCCCCATGTGCAAAATTAGCTCTCAGAGCAGGGAGGTGACGGGCCCCAGGACACAGCAGGCAGATAACGGGGCAGATCTGGATGTCCCCTGTCCCTACCGCAGGCGGTGTATGGTGTGCTGCGAGTGATGGAGGGCCTGGAGTCCTTCGACGACCTGATGCGTCACACCCACATCCAGCCCTGGTACCTGCGGGTGGAGAAGGCCATCGCTGAGGCCCCCCAGTGAACTGAGCGTCCTGTCGGGAGGAACTGGAAGACTAGATGGCGCCGCTGCCTGGGACCAGGGCCCCTGAGCCAGCACTCGGCGATGCGGTGCAGGGGTGACAGGGCCATTCTTCCTCTTGTCCACCCATCTGTGCAGCATTCTGTTTCCAACACTGGACATATGCTGGGGCCTTGGGATGCTGGGGACACAGCCCCCCTGAGGGGCAACGAGAGGCTACGTCCTCCTCCCTGCCTTGCGCTCTCCGGGGCTGCCCTGTCTAAGCCTGTGGGTGGGAATTGGGTTGGGCCTCCGCCCTGGACAAAGGAAGTAGGAACACCCTGGGTTAGGGAAAGCCCCGTTCTTGGCCTCTCATGGTTCCTGCTCTTCCCAGGTATCCCTGGGACTTTGTCGTGTTTGAAATAAAGAAAGGTTGCTGACCCTTTGTGGTGCTGCCGTGAGGTCTGTAACTGCTGGTGGGGGCAGCTTCGGATGGGGCCACGCACAGCCCTGTTTGTCCAGTGTTAACTAGGTGTCGGGCCCGGGGTGAAAGGCTTAGCATGTCACATAATGCCCGGGACGCCAGCAGGGAGGCTTAGAGATGCCGCAGTGTGGTCTCTGAGGGACTGCCTCTAGACTCTGGGTGGTGGtgcctctcagcctcagtttcctcatctgtcaagtggGCATAACAGCAGTCGACACCTCAGGGGCGAGTGGTGAGGGTTAGATGACAGGATGCAGGTCAAGTGCATAGAAGGATGCTGGCCCAGCAGGGGCTGGATTTGTTCCCATCCTGCTCTAGAGACCAGGACAGCAAGGTCTAGGGAGCCCCATGCCTCCCAGGGTCCCCCTGGCAGTGACTGGCCACCCCAGAGCTTTTATTTCAGGCCAGGACTTAACAGGGGTGTGCACTGGGAAGAGGTCTATAGAGAAGCCTGTTGAGAGTGGGGGGCTCTGTGATACCTTACTTGGTACCTTTCCAGCTGCTCAGGGAAGTGGCCTCACCTCTCCTGTCTCAGGCCCTAAGGGAGCATCTGATAATGCCTGGCTTAGGACAAGGTGTCCACCTTCTCCCGTGACGTTGTGGCCAGGGCAGGGTCTCACTGCCACCATTCTGCCCTATGCGCCCAGCCCTTCCCGCTCCTGCTCAGCCCAGCCACTGTATCTCTGAGCCTTGGCACCCCCTGGAGGCCCAGTCTGACTAGGAGGCTCTGGGTGAGGGCTGGGTTGCTGCTACCAGCTGGTTCCCCTCGCCGTTTTCATATATCACAGAGCTGcttatgatgctgagtatttgcacccacttcacttgcttgcttaagttgctggcagcaatttacatgcccttcctcttactctttgtttgttcagatgttagTTCATTTCACTTATGGTTGGgggattcctgtttttgcctcagatgtgtaactttgtatcaaggacttccttgatttgcatatggctatatcaTAAAGCAAACCGGGGCTGTGGGGCACTGGGATATTGCCATCAATATTGAGGAGGCCTCCTAATCCCATCCTTTTCTTAAtgggtctgttttcttaattccgcactgttcttactcaagacccagaattaccaGCCACGCTGGTCCACGGCAACAGAGCCCTGACTCCTCACTGGGGCTTTTTCCCTGGGGCTGCTGCAGGTACGGGGGAGCATGCCTGTGTCATCCATACCCTTTTCTGCTGAATGGTCACCTTGATGAGAAGTCCAAGGACTGTGCTAGCTAGACCCCATCTCTACCTGGGGCTGGAGACAGGCTAGTCAACCCAAGGCCACCATGTGGCATCTACTGAGCCCTGTTTCTTTCACCGAGTGTCCTGCAACCACCCCCACAAGAGGTGACAATCCTGCCTCGATTTTCTTAAGTATCCTTTGGCCTGGCTCGCTGGGCCTGTTTTCCCATAACCATTGGAGGGCGGTAGAGACTGCAAAGCCATGTAAGGGATGGAAACAAGGGCTGGTGCTGCCCCCTGTGGCCAACCCCGGGATTGCACCTTTTCTGGGCCATCTTCATTATCCAGGGACTCTGTGTCCAAAAGTAAAAAGAGTTTTTAGCATGCAAGGATCTGAAGATAGGTGGGTAAGAAAAGCCGCACCTCCCAGAGGAAAGGGCCTGAAGTCAGGAACCCAAGCTCCATCTTAGTCATGCTCAGGTTCCCTATGGCCTTGATGGTAACAGAAGACCTGAGGTCGGAAACCTGCCTCTGCTCACTGTGTTTTGGGGCAAGCGCCATCCTTGTCCACCCTCGGAGAAGCCCTCGGAGGTCAGTTACCCTCCATGGGGTTGGTGCCATCAGAGTCGATGCACCAGTAGTCAACAAGGGAGGGCAGTTTCTATGCGGCCAGTGGGTGTACTGTCTGTTTTCAGAACACACTTCCTGCTCTGTGCACAACCAGGTTCCCAGAGCTCACGGTCAGGGGCTTCAGGAAGGAAGAAGGCAGGAGAGGGGTGGGAATGGGAGATCCCTCCTCCCCGGAGACAGGAGGGCTCCGGGGACGGTGAGCCACAGCCTAGGCTTCCAACATTGGGAGGGTTCTGGTTCACTTGTGTTTGTtagattgttaatttttttaattttgccttgATTGTGCAAATAATTAATGTTTGTTGTATATCAGTGAAACTGGCAGATAAGCAAAAACGTGATACCAACTATTACCATCCCACCATCCAGAGATAGagccacttaaaatttttttgtagtaTAGCCTTCTGGGTTTATTTCTTATGTCACCTACATATAgtgtacatacatatttatattttaaatataatgaatatatatttatatgtatctaACAGTTCAATGGGGCCTATTTGGTAGCAAGCCCCGTTTTAAGCTTTTCACATGTATTACCTCATTTAACTCTTACCACATCCCTATGAAGTAGGTCCAGACATTTTAGAGGAGGCATCGGCTGTAGGATGAGGCATCAGAAAGGTTAAGAAACTTCCCTCGTGTCACACAACCAGTAAGTGCCACGTAAATCCAGACCTCCAGGCCCCAGCATCTG
The DNA window shown above is from Saccopteryx bilineata isolate mSacBil1 chromosome 2, mSacBil1_pri_phased_curated, whole genome shotgun sequence and carries:
- the PTGES2 gene encoding prostaglandin E synthase 2, with amino-acid sequence MAQAARALWPGGRALAWRLSGNPAPRVPLQSRAGFTGAAGGPGPTAITRKVSRRLLGTAALALGGAVGLYYTAQWHLRAQDLRAERPAAELSLSDRLQLTLYQYKTCPFCSKVRAFLDFHALPYQVVEVNPVRRGEIKFSSYRKVPILLAQEGESLQQLNDSSVIISALKTYLVSGQPLEVIITYYPPMKAMNDQGKEVTEFCNKYWLMLDEKEAQRMYGGKEARTEEMKWRQWADDWLVHLISPNVYRTPAEALASFDYIVREGKFGAVEGAVAKYLGAAAMYLISKRLKSRHHLQDDVREDLYDAANKWVAAVGKHRPFMGGQKPNLADLAVYGVLRVMEGLESFDDLMRHTHIQPWYLRVEKAIAEAPQ